The Microbacterium sp. KUDC0406 genome includes a window with the following:
- a CDS encoding PH domain-containing protein encodes MTDSDSPVGVRTFRTPTGVVAFFVAAALVLFLLGDAVIRGSWPLMLLIAPWPLLGLWVIYEGSASSYVRVDERGVVVQNMLRRTSFGWKHLRAADFRWQLEFILDDDSKVTAMGGPAHARARRQTEREREVEGARVPAGVRALTEIQDRQAQADQTADAPIRRSWDWIAIAAFVVIAVWAVVAVLLTR; translated from the coding sequence GTGACCGATTCCGATTCGCCGGTCGGCGTGCGGACGTTCCGCACGCCGACCGGCGTCGTCGCGTTCTTCGTCGCGGCGGCACTCGTGCTCTTCCTGCTCGGCGATGCGGTGATCCGCGGCAGCTGGCCGCTGATGCTGCTCATCGCCCCGTGGCCGCTGCTCGGGCTGTGGGTGATCTACGAGGGGTCGGCGTCGTCGTACGTGCGTGTGGACGAACGCGGCGTCGTCGTGCAGAACATGCTGCGCCGCACCTCGTTCGGATGGAAGCACCTCCGCGCCGCGGACTTCCGCTGGCAGCTGGAGTTCATCCTCGACGACGACTCGAAGGTGACCGCCATGGGCGGTCCCGCCCATGCCCGTGCTCGCCGCCAGACCGAGCGCGAGCGCGAGGTCGAGGGCGCGCGGGTGCCGGCAGGCGTGCGCGCGCTCACCGAGATCCAGGACCGTCAGGCGCAGGCGGATCAGACCGCGGATGCCCCGATCCGGCGCTCCTGGGACTGGATCGCGATCGCCGCCTTCGTGGTGATCGCGGTCTGGGCCGTCGTCGCCGTCTTGCTCACCCGCTGA
- a CDS encoding dipeptide ABC transporter ATP-binding protein has translation MSFTANADDAPLLSIRDLKVAFRGQDGEREVLHGVSFDIFPGETVAIVGESGSGKSTTAAAIVDLLPGTGKVTGGSITMDGRELTNLGRRAMEELRGRDIGFVPQDPMSNLNPVWSIGFQVKEAIRANGLSRSRADTKARTVEVLKQAGLADAERRLHQYPHQFSGGMRQRALIGIGLAADPKLLIADEPTSALDVTVQRVILDHMASLTRDRGTSVLLITHDLGLAAERASKIIVMNQGEIVESGPSREILEDPRHPYTKRLVAAAPSVASQRIQAEVEDRGVTGADELSGTTMVKVEGLTKDFKIRQGNFRSELFRAVDDVSFEIPRGKTLALVGESGSGKTTVARMVLQLESPTAGLIEVGGEDVSHLSGAQAFRLRRRMQPVFQDPYGSMDPLRNIGNTIAEPLHIHSVGDQASRRDRVLELLDQVALPPELATRYPNELSGGQRQRVAIARALALKPEVVVLDEAVSALDVLVQAQILRLLTELQSELGLTYLFITHDLAVVRVSSDLVCVMEKGRLVEQGTVDEIFANPQQEYTDRLLQAIPGASIPLGGAGA, from the coding sequence ATGAGCTTCACAGCGAACGCGGACGACGCTCCGCTGCTCAGCATCCGTGACCTCAAGGTCGCCTTCCGCGGGCAGGACGGCGAGCGCGAGGTGCTGCACGGCGTCAGCTTCGACATCTTCCCGGGCGAGACCGTGGCGATCGTGGGGGAGTCCGGCTCGGGCAAGTCCACCACTGCTGCGGCCATCGTCGATCTGCTCCCTGGCACCGGCAAGGTGACCGGCGGGTCGATCACGATGGACGGCCGTGAGCTCACGAATCTCGGTCGCCGCGCCATGGAGGAACTCCGCGGGCGCGACATCGGCTTCGTACCGCAGGACCCGATGTCGAATCTCAACCCGGTGTGGAGCATCGGCTTCCAGGTGAAGGAGGCGATCCGCGCGAACGGACTGTCCCGCAGCCGGGCCGACACCAAGGCGCGCACGGTCGAGGTGCTCAAGCAGGCGGGGCTCGCGGACGCGGAGCGACGGCTGCACCAGTACCCGCACCAGTTCTCCGGGGGCATGCGCCAGCGCGCGCTGATCGGCATCGGTCTCGCCGCCGACCCGAAGCTGCTCATCGCGGATGAGCCGACCTCGGCGCTCGATGTGACGGTGCAGCGTGTGATCCTCGATCACATGGCCTCGCTGACGCGCGACCGCGGCACCTCGGTGCTGCTGATCACGCACGACCTCGGCCTCGCCGCCGAGCGCGCCTCGAAGATCATCGTGATGAACCAGGGCGAGATCGTCGAGTCGGGACCCAGCCGCGAGATCCTCGAGGATCCCCGGCATCCGTACACGAAGCGGCTCGTCGCCGCGGCACCGAGCGTGGCATCGCAGCGCATCCAGGCCGAGGTCGAGGATCGCGGTGTGACCGGTGCCGACGAGCTGAGCGGAACCACGATGGTCAAGGTGGAAGGGCTCACGAAGGACTTCAAGATCCGGCAGGGGAACTTCCGCAGCGAGCTGTTCCGCGCGGTCGACGACGTCAGCTTCGAGATCCCGCGCGGAAAGACGCTGGCGCTGGTGGGGGAGTCCGGCTCGGGCAAGACCACGGTGGCACGGATGGTGCTCCAGCTGGAGTCTCCCACAGCGGGTCTGATCGAGGTCGGCGGCGAGGACGTCTCGCACCTGTCCGGCGCGCAGGCGTTCCGGCTGCGGCGGCGCATGCAGCCGGTGTTCCAGGATCCGTACGGGTCCATGGACCCGCTGCGCAACATCGGCAACACGATCGCCGAGCCGCTGCACATCCACAGCGTCGGCGACCAGGCATCGCGCCGCGATCGCGTGCTGGAGCTGCTCGACCAGGTGGCGCTGCCGCCCGAGCTGGCGACGCGGTACCCGAACGAGCTGTCCGGCGGACAGCGGCAGCGTGTGGCGATCGCTCGCGCGCTGGCGCTCAAGCCCGAGGTCGTCGTGCTCGACGAGGCGGTCTCCGCGCTCGACGTGCTGGTGCAGGCGCAGATCCTGCGCCTGCTCACCGAGCTGCAGAGCGAGCTCGGACTGACCTACCTGTTCATCACGCACGACCTCGCCGTGGTGCGCGTCTCCAGCGACCTGGTGTGCGTGATGGAGAAGGGCAGGCTGGTGGAGCAGGGCACAGTCGACGAGATCTTCGCGAACCCCCAGCAGGAGTACACCGACCGTCTGCTGCAGGCGATTCCCGGGGCGTCGATCCCGCTCGGCGGTGCCGGGGCGTGA
- a CDS encoding ABC transporter permease, translating into MSDQHPTRFVAQAAAAQPPTDAVRVKGKPSNLWRDAWRDLRRRPMFWISLAIVAIVLLMAVWPTLFTHTPPNDNCQLANSNGGPEAGHPLGFTFQGCDIYARIVWGARTSLAVGLFSALIGAIIGLIMGAFAGYYGGWLDAVLSRIGDIFFSIPYILAAVVVMTVLAEYRNVFTLSFAIGGFAWAATARVVRAEVLRIRQSEFITASRALGRGRFSTLLSHVLPNSIAPLLVLATLSMAGGIVAEATLTFLGVGLPDDVMSWGRDISNAQRSLRIAPESLIYPSIALTITVLAFILLGELVRDAMDPRARATR; encoded by the coding sequence ATGTCTGACCAGCACCCCACGCGCTTCGTCGCCCAAGCCGCCGCTGCGCAGCCGCCCACGGACGCGGTCCGTGTGAAGGGCAAGCCCTCGAACCTGTGGCGTGACGCCTGGCGCGACCTGCGCCGCCGCCCGATGTTCTGGATCTCTCTCGCCATCGTCGCGATCGTGCTGCTGATGGCGGTCTGGCCGACGCTCTTCACCCACACGCCTCCGAACGACAACTGCCAGCTGGCGAACTCGAACGGCGGTCCCGAGGCCGGGCACCCGCTCGGCTTCACGTTCCAGGGATGCGACATCTACGCCCGCATCGTCTGGGGCGCACGGACCTCGCTCGCGGTCGGCCTGTTCTCGGCGCTGATCGGTGCCATCATCGGACTGATCATGGGGGCGTTCGCCGGCTACTACGGCGGATGGCTCGATGCGGTGCTGTCCCGCATCGGCGACATCTTCTTCTCGATCCCCTACATCCTCGCCGCCGTCGTCGTCATGACGGTGCTCGCCGAGTACCGCAACGTCTTCACGCTCTCGTTCGCGATCGGCGGGTTCGCCTGGGCGGCCACCGCCCGCGTCGTGCGCGCCGAGGTGCTGAGGATCAGGCAGTCCGAGTTCATCACGGCGTCGCGTGCGCTGGGACGCGGACGATTCTCCACGCTCCTCTCGCACGTCCTGCCGAACTCGATCGCTCCGCTGCTGGTGCTGGCGACCCTCTCGATGGCGGGAGGCATCGTCGCCGAGGCGACGCTGACCTTCCTCGGCGTCGGTCTTCCCGACGACGTCATGTCGTGGGGTCGCGACATCAGCAACGCCCAGCGCAGCCTGCGCATCGCGCCGGAGTCGCTGATCTACCCGTCGATCGCGCTCACCATCACGGTGCTCGCGTTCATCCTGCTCGGCGAGCTCGTGCGAGACGCCATGGATCCGAGGGCGAGGGCCACCCGATGA
- a CDS encoding ABC transporter permease, with translation MFSYILRRILQLIPVFLGSTLLIYAMVFAMPGDPIAALFGDKPPAPALLEAIRAQYHLDQPFFVQYFYYMKGLLTGDMGTTFSGQSVNEVLARTLPVTARLAIMAIAIEFVLSIIIGTISALRKGKVTDNVNLVISLIFLAMPIFVMCFLAQYFLAIKLGWFRPTVGAQNDWGDLWLPAIVLGLSLYATSMRLMRGTVIETLNQDWVRTAYSKGLPGYRVLPVHVLRNSLIPVITNSATNFGVLLVGATVTEYIFNIPGVGNVLFQATLKHEGPTIVSFVTIFVIIYVLVNLVVDLLYGLLDPRIRYV, from the coding sequence ATGTTTTCCTATATCCTTCGGCGGATCCTGCAGCTGATCCCGGTGTTCCTCGGATCCACACTGCTCATCTACGCGATGGTGTTCGCCATGCCGGGAGACCCGATCGCGGCGCTCTTCGGCGACAAGCCGCCCGCCCCCGCCCTGCTCGAGGCGATCCGCGCCCAGTACCACCTGGACCAGCCGTTCTTCGTGCAGTACTTCTACTACATGAAGGGCCTGCTGACCGGAGACATGGGCACCACGTTCTCCGGGCAGTCGGTCAATGAGGTCCTGGCCCGTACCCTGCCCGTGACCGCACGTCTGGCGATCATGGCGATCGCCATCGAGTTCGTCCTCTCGATCATCATCGGCACGATCTCCGCCCTGCGGAAGGGCAAGGTCACCGACAACGTGAACCTCGTCATCTCGCTGATCTTCCTCGCGATGCCGATCTTCGTGATGTGCTTCCTGGCCCAGTACTTCCTGGCGATCAAGCTCGGCTGGTTCCGGCCGACCGTGGGGGCGCAGAACGACTGGGGCGACCTGTGGCTCCCGGCCATCGTCCTCGGACTCAGCCTGTATGCGACCAGCATGCGCCTGATGCGCGGCACGGTCATCGAGACGCTGAACCAGGACTGGGTGCGCACGGCATACAGCAAGGGGCTGCCCGGGTACCGGGTGCTGCCCGTGCACGTGCTGCGCAACTCCCTGATCCCGGTGATCACCAACTCGGCGACGAACTTCGGTGTGCTGCTCGTCGGCGCCACCGTCACCGAGTACATCTTCAACATCCCAGGCGTCGGCAACGTCCTGTTCCAGGCGACTCTCAAGCACGAGGGGCCGACGATCGTGTCGTTCGTCACGATCTTCGTCATCATCTACGTGCTCGTGAACCTCGTCGTGGACCTGTTGTACGGCCTTCTCGACCCGAGGATCCGCTATGTCTGA
- a CDS encoding peptide ABC transporter substrate-binding protein — MKRNKIALASAALLATSVIALAGCTSGSNPEPTDGGSDANVDPNAIIKTNGSEPENPLIPTNTNEVGGGKILDAIFAGLAFYDGDGKLVNDMADEIKVDGPTTLTVTLKKGQKFTDGSDVKSDNFIKAWNWGAQLSNKQLNQSWFADIVGYSAEKDSELTGLKKVDDQTFTIELSTPVANDFATRLGYSAFYPLPDVAFDDMAAFGENPIGNGPYKLAKEGAWQHDVQIDLVKNPDYKGDRKVENGGLTITFYASFDAAYADLQGGNVDVIDQIPESSLAVYQDELGDRAVNQPAAIFQSFTIGEQIKHFSGEEGNLRRQAISMSINRDEITEKVFNGTRTPAVDFTSPVIDGGGEKLDGGDVLKYNPDEAKKLWAEADAISPWSGKFEIAYNSDGPHQVWVDAVTNSIKNTLGIDAGGKAYVDFATLRAAVNARGADGKRTIQTANRSGWQADYPSLYNFLFPLYATGASSNDGDYSNADVDKDLAAGAAATDEKDALAAYKKAQEQILKDLPVIPLWYQNVNGGFSEDVQNVKFGWNSVPLYYEITKSKK; from the coding sequence GTGAAGCGCAACAAGATCGCACTCGCGAGTGCGGCACTGCTGGCGACGAGTGTGATCGCACTCGCCGGATGCACCTCGGGCTCCAACCCGGAACCGACCGACGGCGGCTCCGACGCCAACGTCGACCCGAACGCCATCATCAAGACGAACGGCTCCGAGCCCGAGAACCCGCTGATCCCGACGAACACCAACGAGGTCGGCGGCGGCAAGATCCTCGACGCGATCTTCGCGGGCCTCGCCTTCTACGACGGTGACGGCAAGCTGGTCAACGACATGGCCGACGAGATCAAGGTCGACGGCCCCACCACGCTGACCGTCACGCTCAAGAAGGGACAGAAGTTCACCGACGGCTCCGACGTGAAGTCGGACAACTTCATCAAGGCCTGGAACTGGGGTGCGCAGCTGTCGAACAAGCAGCTGAACCAGTCCTGGTTCGCCGACATCGTCGGCTACAGCGCCGAGAAGGACTCCGAGCTGACCGGTCTGAAGAAGGTCGACGATCAGACCTTCACGATCGAACTGTCCACCCCGGTCGCGAACGACTTCGCCACCCGTCTGGGCTACTCGGCGTTCTACCCGCTGCCCGACGTCGCCTTCGACGACATGGCCGCCTTCGGCGAGAACCCGATCGGCAACGGCCCGTACAAGCTGGCCAAGGAAGGCGCCTGGCAGCACGACGTCCAGATCGACCTGGTCAAGAACCCCGACTACAAGGGCGACCGCAAGGTGGAGAACGGCGGTCTGACGATCACGTTCTACGCCTCGTTCGACGCCGCGTACGCCGACCTGCAGGGCGGCAACGTCGACGTGATCGACCAGATCCCCGAGTCCTCGCTCGCCGTCTACCAGGACGAGCTCGGCGACCGTGCGGTCAACCAGCCGGCCGCGATCTTCCAGTCGTTCACCATCGGCGAGCAGATCAAGCACTTCTCCGGCGAAGAGGGCAACCTCCGTCGCCAGGCGATCTCGATGTCGATCAACCGCGACGAGATCACCGAAAAGGTGTTCAACGGCACCCGCACCCCGGCTGTCGACTTCACCTCCCCGGTGATCGACGGCGGCGGCGAGAAGCTCGACGGCGGCGACGTGCTGAAGTACAACCCCGACGAGGCGAAGAAGCTGTGGGCCGAGGCCGACGCGATCTCGCCGTGGTCGGGCAAGTTCGAGATCGCGTACAACTCCGACGGCCCCCACCAGGTGTGGGTCGACGCGGTGACCAACTCGATCAAGAACACGCTCGGCATCGACGCCGGCGGCAAGGCGTACGTCGACTTCGCCACGCTGCGCGCGGCGGTCAACGCCCGGGGCGCTGACGGCAAGCGCACCATCCAGACCGCGAACCGCTCCGGATGGCAGGCCGACTACCCGTCGCTGTACAACTTCCTGTTCCCGCTGTACGCGACCGGCGCCTCGTCGAACGACGGCGACTACTCCAACGCCGACGTCGACAAGGATCTCGCGGCCGGTGCTGCGGCGACCGACGAGAAGGACGCCCTCGCCGCCTACAAGAAGGCGCAGGAGCAGATCCTCAAGGACCTGCCGGTCATCCCGCTCTGGTACCAGAACGTGAACGGCGGCTTCTCCGAGGACGTGCAGAACGTCAAGTTCGGCTGGAACTCGGTGCCGCTCTACTACGAGATCACCAAGTCGAAGAAGTAA
- the gcvH gene encoding glycine cleavage system protein GcvH: MTDLTTLKYSEEHEWVALEGAVATVGITDFAADALGDIVFVELPAVGTELSRGDVFGEAESTKSVSELYAPVSGTVTEINDGVVDDPALLNSSPFEDAWLIKVEVADGALDGLLDRDGYVAITGA, from the coding sequence ATGACCGATCTGACCACCCTCAAGTACAGCGAAGAGCACGAGTGGGTCGCCCTCGAGGGCGCCGTCGCGACCGTCGGCATCACCGACTTCGCCGCTGACGCGCTCGGCGACATCGTCTTCGTGGAGCTGCCGGCCGTCGGCACCGAGCTGAGCCGCGGCGACGTGTTCGGCGAGGCCGAGTCGACCAAGTCGGTCTCCGAGCTCTACGCTCCCGTCTCTGGCACCGTCACCGAGATCAACGACGGCGTCGTCGACGACCCTGCGCTGCTGAACTCGTCGCCGTTCGAGGATGCCTGGCTGATCAAGGTCGAGGTCGCCGACGGCGCCCTCGACGGCCTGCTCGACCGCGACGGCTACGTCGCCATCACGGGGGCCTGA
- the gcvT gene encoding glycine cleavage system aminomethyltransferase GcvT: MTEPRYTPLRTRHEALGASFTDFGGWQMPVRYTSDLAEHHAVRQAAGVFDISHMAEFTVVGGQAGEYLDYALAGRLSALAVGKAKYSLLLAEDGGIIDDVIVYRLQDAEYLIISNAGNREFVSEALSARVERFDVAVADVSDDYALIAVQGPKAETIVSAIEGLDEVSVPWAEQKYYAWASATFAGGPVLVARTGYTGEDGFELLVAASDAEAMWDAVLAAGEPHGLVPAGLAARDTLRLEAGMPLYGHELNRETRPAQAGLGRVVVADKERFVGKDAVTPSEDAPVLVGLVAEGRRAGRAGYAVVLEDGTAVGEITSGALSPTLGHPIAMAFVAPSHKSGETPLFLDVRGTKIPATVTALPFYRRTK; encoded by the coding sequence ATGACAGAACCCCGCTACACCCCGCTCCGCACGCGCCACGAGGCGCTCGGAGCGTCCTTCACCGACTTCGGCGGCTGGCAGATGCCGGTGCGCTACACGTCCGATCTCGCCGAGCACCACGCCGTGCGCCAGGCCGCCGGTGTCTTCGACATCTCGCACATGGCGGAGTTCACCGTCGTCGGCGGCCAGGCGGGGGAGTACCTCGACTACGCGCTCGCCGGCCGGCTCTCCGCCCTCGCCGTCGGCAAGGCCAAGTACTCGCTGCTGCTCGCCGAGGACGGCGGCATCATCGACGACGTCATCGTCTACCGGCTGCAGGACGCCGAGTACCTGATCATCTCGAACGCGGGAAACCGGGAGTTCGTCAGCGAGGCGCTCTCGGCGCGCGTGGAGCGGTTCGATGTCGCCGTCGCCGACGTCTCCGACGACTACGCGCTGATCGCCGTCCAGGGCCCGAAGGCAGAGACGATCGTCTCGGCGATCGAGGGTCTGGATGAGGTCAGCGTGCCGTGGGCAGAGCAGAAGTATTACGCCTGGGCGAGCGCGACCTTCGCAGGCGGGCCCGTGCTCGTCGCCCGTACCGGCTACACCGGTGAGGACGGTTTCGAGCTGCTGGTCGCCGCTTCGGACGCCGAGGCGATGTGGGATGCCGTTCTCGCCGCGGGTGAGCCGCACGGCCTCGTGCCCGCAGGCCTCGCAGCGCGCGACACCCTGCGCCTCGAGGCGGGCATGCCGCTGTACGGTCACGAGCTGAACCGCGAGACCCGGCCCGCGCAGGCCGGGCTGGGCCGCGTGGTCGTCGCCGACAAGGAGCGCTTCGTCGGCAAGGATGCCGTGACGCCGTCCGAGGATGCTCCGGTGCTGGTCGGCCTCGTCGCCGAGGGCCGCCGCGCCGGCCGCGCCGGCTATGCGGTCGTTCTCGAGGATGGCACCGCCGTGGGCGAGATCACCAGCGGCGCGCTGAGCCCGACCCTCGGGCATCCCATCGCCATGGCCTTCGTGGCACCGTCTCACAAGTCGGGGGAGACCCCGCTGTTCCTGGATGTGCGCGGGACGAAGATCCCCGCGACCGTGACCGCACTGCCTTTCTACCGGAGGACGAAATGA